Proteins co-encoded in one Pseudoliparis swirei isolate HS2019 ecotype Mariana Trench chromosome 7, NWPU_hadal_v1, whole genome shotgun sequence genomic window:
- the wdr31 gene encoding WD repeat-containing protein 31 isoform X1, which yields MMCGCRFLAEMGKLQSKFRKRSDLYRASQGEKADATFDSQVMQHEPAHQGSINTVTNLTPDLCVSGGSDQAVVVYDWKQGRVCQSFHGHNREVTKVLCYAGSTWIFSASRDKTVLMWDLNQGDEPIQEFCGHELVVNGLAISPEGRKLCTGSRDNWMCLWDIESAKCEQRQNVCRNLVTHVCWVPGSSSIVQTSEDKTIRVWDSRTWQVTNTFPAKQYIQTHCDVSPNGNYLMSSSNGFGGQGCEATLWDLRQPGCKVVEYRGHLQTAACCMFLPTPPGGPVQVATSSHDGSVKIWDQNTAVCLGTLYLDGAGPLVCLAPTDSNSLLCASFNSGLHHIQVGHGPNQAQVSGAESGGLGGMDIKVVARF from the exons tgtggcTGCAGGTTCCTAGCAGAAATGGGCAAACTACAAAGCAAGTTTCGCAAGAGGTCTgacctctacag GGCGTCTCAGGGGGAGAAGGCAGATGCTACCTTTGACAGCCAGGTGATGCAGCATGAACCGGCCCATCAAGGCTCCATCAACACCGTCACCAATCTTACCCCAgatttgtgtgtttctggtgGGAGTGACCAG GCTGTGGTGGTATATGACTGGAAACAAGGCCGGGTGTGTCAGTCCTTCCATGGTCACAACCGAGAGGTTACCAAG GTGCTGTGCTATGCAGGCAGTACGTGGATCTTTAGTGCCTCACGGGACAAGACTGTTCTGATGTGGGACCTAAACCAGGGGGACGAGCCCATCCAGGAATTTTGTGGGCATGAATTGGTGGTCAATGGACTCGCCATCAgccctg AGGGGAGGAAGCTGTGCACCGGTTCCCGTGACAACTGGATGTGCCTGTGGGATATAGAATCTGCAAAATGTGAACAGAGACAAAACGTTTGTAGAAACCTG GTGACTCATGTTTGTTGGGTTCCAGGCAGCTCCTCCATAGTCCAGACCTCTGAGGATAAGACCATAAG ggtGTGGGACAGCCGTACATGGCAGGTAACCAATACTTTCCCAGCCAAGCAATACATCCAGACCCACTGCGATGTTTCTCCAAACGGAAACTACTTGATGTCCAGCAGCAACGGCTTCGGAGGCCAGGGCTGTGAAGCCACG CTCTGGGACCTGCGTCAGCCCGGCTGTAAAGTTGTGGAGTATCGAGGTCATCTCCAGACCGCCGCCTGCTGTATGTTTCTGCcgacgcctcctggtggtccagTTCAGGTAGCAACGTCCTCCCATGACGGCTCCGTCAAAATCTGGGATCAGAACACAGCCG TCTGTTTAGGGACGTTGTATCTGGACGGTGCCGGTCCGCTGGTGTGTCTGGCTCCCACTGACTCCAACAGTCTGCTGTGTGCCAGCTTCAACAGCGGCCTCCATCACATCCAGGTGGGCCACGGACCGAACCAGGCTCAGGTGTCTGGGGCGGAGTCAGGTGGACTTGGTGGCATGGACATAAAAGTTGTGGCACGCTTCTAA
- the wdr31 gene encoding WD repeat-containing protein 31 isoform X3, whose translation MHATETRASQGEKADATFDSQVMQHEPAHQGSINTVTNLTPDLCVSGGSDQAVVVYDWKQGRVCQSFHGHNREVTKVLCYAGSTWIFSASRDKTVLMWDLNQGDEPIQEFCGHELVVNGLAISPEGRKLCTGSRDNWMCLWDIESAKCEQRQNVCRNLVTHVCWVPGSSSIVQTSEDKTIRVWDSRTWQVTNTFPAKQYIQTHCDVSPNGNYLMSSSNGFGGQGCEATLWDLRQPGCKVVEYRGHLQTAACCMFLPTPPGGPVQVATSSHDGSVKIWDQNTAVCLGTLYLDGAGPLVCLAPTDSNSLLCASFNSGLHHIQVGHGPNQAQVSGAESGGLGGMDIKVVARF comes from the exons atgcaCGCTACTGAAACAAG GGCGTCTCAGGGGGAGAAGGCAGATGCTACCTTTGACAGCCAGGTGATGCAGCATGAACCGGCCCATCAAGGCTCCATCAACACCGTCACCAATCTTACCCCAgatttgtgtgtttctggtgGGAGTGACCAG GCTGTGGTGGTATATGACTGGAAACAAGGCCGGGTGTGTCAGTCCTTCCATGGTCACAACCGAGAGGTTACCAAG GTGCTGTGCTATGCAGGCAGTACGTGGATCTTTAGTGCCTCACGGGACAAGACTGTTCTGATGTGGGACCTAAACCAGGGGGACGAGCCCATCCAGGAATTTTGTGGGCATGAATTGGTGGTCAATGGACTCGCCATCAgccctg AGGGGAGGAAGCTGTGCACCGGTTCCCGTGACAACTGGATGTGCCTGTGGGATATAGAATCTGCAAAATGTGAACAGAGACAAAACGTTTGTAGAAACCTG GTGACTCATGTTTGTTGGGTTCCAGGCAGCTCCTCCATAGTCCAGACCTCTGAGGATAAGACCATAAG ggtGTGGGACAGCCGTACATGGCAGGTAACCAATACTTTCCCAGCCAAGCAATACATCCAGACCCACTGCGATGTTTCTCCAAACGGAAACTACTTGATGTCCAGCAGCAACGGCTTCGGAGGCCAGGGCTGTGAAGCCACG CTCTGGGACCTGCGTCAGCCCGGCTGTAAAGTTGTGGAGTATCGAGGTCATCTCCAGACCGCCGCCTGCTGTATGTTTCTGCcgacgcctcctggtggtccagTTCAGGTAGCAACGTCCTCCCATGACGGCTCCGTCAAAATCTGGGATCAGAACACAGCCG TCTGTTTAGGGACGTTGTATCTGGACGGTGCCGGTCCGCTGGTGTGTCTGGCTCCCACTGACTCCAACAGTCTGCTGTGTGCCAGCTTCAACAGCGGCCTCCATCACATCCAGGTGGGCCACGGACCGAACCAGGCTCAGGTGTCTGGGGCGGAGTCAGGTGGACTTGGTGGCATGGACATAAAAGTTGTGGCACGCTTCTAA
- the wdr31 gene encoding WD repeat-containing protein 31 isoform X2 encodes MGKLQSKFRKRSDLYRASQGEKADATFDSQVMQHEPAHQGSINTVTNLTPDLCVSGGSDQAVVVYDWKQGRVCQSFHGHNREVTKVLCYAGSTWIFSASRDKTVLMWDLNQGDEPIQEFCGHELVVNGLAISPEGRKLCTGSRDNWMCLWDIESAKCEQRQNVCRNLVTHVCWVPGSSSIVQTSEDKTIRVWDSRTWQVTNTFPAKQYIQTHCDVSPNGNYLMSSSNGFGGQGCEATLWDLRQPGCKVVEYRGHLQTAACCMFLPTPPGGPVQVATSSHDGSVKIWDQNTAVCLGTLYLDGAGPLVCLAPTDSNSLLCASFNSGLHHIQVGHGPNQAQVSGAESGGLGGMDIKVVARF; translated from the exons ATGGGCAAACTACAAAGCAAGTTTCGCAAGAGGTCTgacctctacag GGCGTCTCAGGGGGAGAAGGCAGATGCTACCTTTGACAGCCAGGTGATGCAGCATGAACCGGCCCATCAAGGCTCCATCAACACCGTCACCAATCTTACCCCAgatttgtgtgtttctggtgGGAGTGACCAG GCTGTGGTGGTATATGACTGGAAACAAGGCCGGGTGTGTCAGTCCTTCCATGGTCACAACCGAGAGGTTACCAAG GTGCTGTGCTATGCAGGCAGTACGTGGATCTTTAGTGCCTCACGGGACAAGACTGTTCTGATGTGGGACCTAAACCAGGGGGACGAGCCCATCCAGGAATTTTGTGGGCATGAATTGGTGGTCAATGGACTCGCCATCAgccctg AGGGGAGGAAGCTGTGCACCGGTTCCCGTGACAACTGGATGTGCCTGTGGGATATAGAATCTGCAAAATGTGAACAGAGACAAAACGTTTGTAGAAACCTG GTGACTCATGTTTGTTGGGTTCCAGGCAGCTCCTCCATAGTCCAGACCTCTGAGGATAAGACCATAAG ggtGTGGGACAGCCGTACATGGCAGGTAACCAATACTTTCCCAGCCAAGCAATACATCCAGACCCACTGCGATGTTTCTCCAAACGGAAACTACTTGATGTCCAGCAGCAACGGCTTCGGAGGCCAGGGCTGTGAAGCCACG CTCTGGGACCTGCGTCAGCCCGGCTGTAAAGTTGTGGAGTATCGAGGTCATCTCCAGACCGCCGCCTGCTGTATGTTTCTGCcgacgcctcctggtggtccagTTCAGGTAGCAACGTCCTCCCATGACGGCTCCGTCAAAATCTGGGATCAGAACACAGCCG TCTGTTTAGGGACGTTGTATCTGGACGGTGCCGGTCCGCTGGTGTGTCTGGCTCCCACTGACTCCAACAGTCTGCTGTGTGCCAGCTTCAACAGCGGCCTCCATCACATCCAGGTGGGCCACGGACCGAACCAGGCTCAGGTGTCTGGGGCGGAGTCAGGTGGACTTGGTGGCATGGACATAAAAGTTGTGGCACGCTTCTAA